The following proteins come from a genomic window of Malus sylvestris chromosome 4, drMalSylv7.2, whole genome shotgun sequence:
- the LOC126619788 gene encoding uncharacterized protein LOC126619788 has product MKNLARVLKLATPGSIVSFPALTRVVGVAPPPQFHLATRFIASKVADAAAKPQIMASSYSSSSFYSDPCLDIFFKVRPPPASAARTSHTDTALINSLEQRLPLAWSHNPLTTLKLIFNLSTNHFYPEASSAAMSWLHRNHPRTLAHNLDSFGGLYAIVKILYSLLLPQDQQETEVEEMEEKHRQRYNRDPHYKSLHDRAMDIFVERLKSDIQKMQQNKLELKPSDYLTDDDDHDEDDSREHDSVIRPIDADAFADLYVSEAADCFLTTFPSDAHAIRAIALRESTARRLFPLVSQSQQPDQSSKEDDQWERLRKEFLAPLQKYYKRQGRFNPRRWGVDIKYLEQVKASAASASKGNLSCVIEPDALLPHFIIRYLQDANVGEAAELQWNALLRKHKEGGKFRNCLAVCNMDRIMGGARELIASLGLFVSELNEEPAWKGKLISSAPLPAAAGDDHALLFHFRLPHLYSVPRNDGLRSKLSFLKGMDGCLVVHLQKVFDLILQVTVNENLKPDQMIQKLFIFDDYMGPDFFDGAAWETQYEAIRTMFKDKGYGDDAVPHILFWDIWCRELPSIALPRPGVTLLRGKSNNLVRSFLENGGDIGLHHVMEAAFSDEQFQALAVVD; this is encoded by the coding sequence ATGAAGAATCTGGCCAGGGTTCTGAAATTAGCAACACCAGGCAGCATTGTTTCTTTTCCTGCACTGACAAGGGTGGTTGGTGTCGCTCCTCCTCCGCAATTCCACCTCGCAACAAGATTCATAGCGTCCAAGGTGGCCGACGCCGCCGCTAAGCCTCAGATTATGGCTTCCTCctactcctcctcctccttctacAGCGACCCGTGCCTCGATATCTTTTTCAAGGTGCGACCACCACCAGCATCTGCCGCCCGTACTTCCCACACTGACACTGCCCTCATCAACTCTCTCGAGCAACGGCTCCCACTCGCCTGGTCCCACAACCCCCTCACCACCCTCAAGCTTATCTTCAACCTCTCCACAAATCACTTCTATCCGGAAGCCTCGTCCGCGGCCATGTCTTGGCTCCACCGCAACCACCCCAGAACTCTGGCGCATAACCTTGACTCTTTCGGGGGATTATACGCCATTGTCAAGATTCTCTACAGCCTTCTCCTTCCGCAGGACCAGCAGGAGACTGAGGTGGAGGAGATGGAGGAGAAACACCGCCAGAGATACAACCGCGATCCGCATTACAAGTCCTTGCACGACCGCGCTATGGATATTTTCGTGGAGCGGCTCAAGTCCGATATTCAAAAGATGCAGCAGAACAAGCTGGAACTCAAGCCTTCTGATTATTTAACTGATGACGACGATCATGACGAGGATGATTCTCGGGAACATGATTCTGTTATACGTCCTATTGATGCTGATGCTTTTGCTGATCTCTACGTCTCCGAGGCCGCAGACTGTTTCCTCACCACATTCCCCTCCGACGCCCATGCCATCCGTGCCATTGCGCTTCGCGAAAGCACTGCCAGGCGGCTCTTCCCTTTGGTGTCGCAATCGCAACAACCAGATCAATCATCAAAGGAGGATGATCAGTGGGAGCGGCTGAGGAAGGAGTTCTTGGCGCCCTTGCAGAAGTACTACAAGCGTCAGGGCAGGTTCAACCCGAGACGGTGGGGTGTGGATATTAAATATTTGGAGCAGGTGAAAGCCTCAGCAGCATCAGCTAGCAAAGGCAATTTAAGCTGCGTCATAGAGCCCGATGCTTTGCTTCCACATTTTATCATACGATATTTGCAAGATGCGAATGTTGGGGAGGCGGCTGAGCTTCAGTGGAATGCATTGCTGCGCAAGCACAAGGAGGGTGGCAAATTCAGAAACTGCTTGGCTGTATGTAACATGGACAGAATTATGGGCGGGGCAAGGGAATTGATTGCGAGTTTGGGACTTTTTGTGAGTGAACTGAATGAAGAGCCGGCCTGGAAAGGAAAGCTGATCAGTTCCGCTCCTCTTCCAGCTGCTGCCGGGGACGACCACGCTCTGTTATTTCATTTTCGTCTTCCTCATCTGTATTCAGTACCCCGCAACGATGGCCTAAGGTCCAAATTATCTTTTTTGAAGGGAATGGACGGCTGCCTGGTAGTTCATTTGCAAAAGGTGTTTGATTTGATTCTCCAAGTGACTGTCAATGAGAATTTGAAGCCAGATCAGATGATCCAGAAGCTCTTTATCTTCGACGACTACATGGGCCCTGATTTTTTTGATGGCGCGGCCTGGGAGACTCAGTACGAGGCCATAAGGACCATGTTTAAGGACAAAGGGTATGGGGATGATGCGGTGCCTCACATTCTGTTTTGGGATATTTGGTGCCGGGAATTGCCTTCAATCGCTTTGCCTCGTCCAGGGGTGACGCTATTGCGTGGCAAGTCTAATAATTTGGTCAGGTCATTCTTGGAGAATGGTGGGGATATTGGCCTGCACCATGTCATGGAAGCAGCCTTCTCGGACGAACAGTTTCAAGCTCTTGCTGTTGTGGACTGA